Within the Chrysiogenia bacterium genome, the region GCTCATCCTGGGCATCGTGATCGTGCTGACCCTGGGACTTGGCTGGGCGATTACGCGCCTGCAGATCGTGACCGACTTCGAGGCCTTTTTCCTGCCCGGCGACCCGGACCTGCAGAGCTACACCGAGCTCAAGAAGCACTTCGGTTCCGACGAATTCATCCTGATCGCCTACGAAGCGCCCGAGAGCATCTTCACCAAGGAGACGCTCAGCGAGATCGCCGAGATTACCCAGCGCATCCAGGGCGCGCCCAATACCGCGACGACGCTCTCGCTGACCAACGCCAAGGAGTTCAAGAGCACCAAGGACGGCCTGCCCGTCGGCGTGCCCATTGTCGAGGATGTCTCGCTCTCGCGCCTTGGCGCCGCCATCGTCAAGACGAAGATCGAAGAGAATCCCTTCTACGACAACCTGCTTGTTTCCGAGGACGACAAGACCGCGTTCATCGTCGTGCAGATGCGCAATCCCGGAAACGACAATTTCGTGCGCCTTGAAATGACAAAGGCCATCGAGGAAGTGATCGCGCCCTTCGACAAGGGCAACATCCACATCGCCGGCACGCCGATCTACCTGACCGAGCTCTACCGCCTGATTTTGAGCAACCTGGTCATTCTGGGCGGCGCGGCGGCGCTGCTTGTCGTGCTGCTACTCTGGCTCTCTCTGCGCAGTTTTACCGGGATCATCATCCCCATCACGATTTTGTTACTGAGCGTGGTGTGGAACATGGGGATCTTCGGCGCCGCGGGCGCGCCGCTCACCATTGCATCCTCGGTGGTGGTGCCGCTCATTGTGGCCATTTCAGTCACCAACTCGATCCATTTCCTGCTGGCCTACACCGGTTTTCTCGATGAGGAGAAAACGCCCGAGAAGGCCCTGCTGCGCGCGATGACCCACATCATCCCGCCGGCTTTCTATTCGAGTTTTACGACCGCCGTGGGCTTTCTCACGCTCACCAGCGCGCGGGTGCTGCCCGTGGTGCAGACGGGCCTCTATACGGCGGCCGGCGTGATGGCGAGCTTTGTTCTCACCATCACGGTGATTCCCATCGTGCTCAGCTACTTCCCCAAGGCGCCGGCAAAGATTCCTCAGCGCGAGGGTGAGGACGCCGACATTCTCAGCCGCATCCTCGACAAGTTCGCCGACCTGAATCTGACAAAGGCCCCGTTCCTTGTGGTGGGTTGGCTGGCACTGGCCATCGGGGCGGGGGCGGCGATCAGTCTGATTCGCGTGGAGACCAATCCGCTGACCTTCTTCAAGAAGGGAAGTCCCATGCAGCAGACCCATGCCTATTTCGAGGAAAAGCTCGGCGGCACGCTTCCATTTGAAATGATCGTCCAGGGTGAAAAGGGCGACTTCAAGGACCTGCGCAACTATGCGAACCTCAGCCGGCTCGAGCGCTACCTGGATTCCATCAAGGAACTCCACGGCGTGGTAGGCACGCCCGACGTGGTGCGCGAGGTGCACAACGCACTGAGCGGCGACGGGCGCAAACTTCCCTACGACCATTC harbors:
- a CDS encoding MMPL family transporter, whose product is MVEQISSLILKRRKLILGIVIVLTLGLGWAITRLQIVTDFEAFFLPGDPDLQSYTELKKHFGSDEFILIAYEAPESIFTKETLSEIAEITQRIQGAPNTATTLSLTNAKEFKSTKDGLPVGVPIVEDVSLSRLGAAIVKTKIEENPFYDNLLVSEDDKTAFIVVQMRNPGNDNFVRLEMTKAIEEVIAPFDKGNIHIAGTPIYLTELYRLILSNLVILGGAAALLVVLLLWLSLRSFTGIIIPITILLLSVVWNMGIFGAAGAPLTIASSVVVPLIVAISVTNSIHFLLAYTGFLDEEKTPEKALLRAMTHIIPPAFYSSFTTAVGFLTLTSARVLPVVQTGLYTAAGVMASFVLTITVIPIVLSYFPKAPAKIPQREGEDADILSRILDKFADLNLTKAPFLVVGWLALAIGAGAAISLIRVETNPLTFFKKGSPMQQTHAYFEEKLGGTLPFEMIVQGEKGDFKDLRNYANLSRLERYLDSIKELHGVVGTPDVVREVHNALSGDGRKLPYDHSTFSGETRLIDLARNQFPPINQFIDRDWSQARFTSR